In the genome of Deltaproteobacteria bacterium, the window CCCCGTAGCTTGCTGCGGGGTTAGCGAGCGAATTATAAAATGGCAGCGTTCCCTACGGTCGAAGATTCCCTGCAGCTTGCTGCAGGGAATCTTCAATCCTGTGAAGCAAAAGAACAGGAGATTCCTTGATGGGCATTCGTTTGTCTTGCGCCGGATTTTCGCGTACGAAAAAGGGGGTGGTCATCGCCGCCGTTTTTGTGGTGCTCTATGCCATTTTTGGCTTTCTCATTGCCCCCTCGATTCTCAAGTCCAATCTGATATCAGGTATAGCTGAGCAGCTTGATAGAAAGGCTACGGTCAGCCAAATCAGGGTGAATCCGTTTGCGCTTTCGGCAACCCTGAGGGGTTTTCAATTGAATGAGCCGGACGACGAGCGCTTTTTTAGTTTTGAAGAACTCTATGTCAATTTCCAGCTTTCCTCAATTTTGCGCCGAGCATATACTTTTGATGAGATTCGTTTGATCGCACCTGATGGACGTATTAAGGTCTTGCCTGACGGTAGCCTGAATTTTTCAGACCTTCTCACCTCATGGGAGGCAACAGAATCCACGCCGGATGAAAGCGATGAGTTGCCGCCCGTTGTCATCTTTAGACTGCAGGTCGAACAGGGTCGCCTGGCGTTTAGCGATCTGTCGCGACCCACGCCCTTTGAAACTGAGTTGTCTCCCATTGGGCTCACGTTTAATAACTTCAGCACCCGAAAGGATAGTGAGAGTCCTTACGCCTTCACTGCAACTACAGGAGAGGGGGGGGTCCTGAGTTGGGAAGGCGACTTTTCGGTCAATCCTCTTCGCTCCCAGGGGCGCTTTGCGCTTATCGGCATAACGGCCCGTACGCTATGGAAATACTTTCAGGATCAGGTGCGTTTCGAAGTGCACAGCGGGTCGATCAACCTGGCTGCCCGGTACGATGTGGCTGCCGGCGGCAAGACCTTCGAGTTGAAACTGATTGACGGGGCCTTGAAACTGAATGAGTTCACGCTGGCCGAGAAAGGCATCAATAAGACGCTTATCTCAGTGCCCTTGTTTTCCGTGAGTGGCGCTGACATAGACCTTCCCAATAAGCGAGCCGTCTTTGCTTCTGTCAGCTCCAGCGGCGCCGGTGTTGAGGGATGGCTCGCTCCTGATGGGACCCTAAACTACCACACGTTGCTTGCAATGGATGGCCTTGAAGATAAGGCTGAGGAATCATCCGGGACCCCGGATCAATCAGGAGCCGAAAGTCAACCCTGGCAAATCACTGTTAATGAACTGACGTTGGAAGACTGCGGAGTGACGCTGGAAGACCGCACCCTGGCTGAACCGGTCCGTGTGACTCTGGAGCAGGTAAACTTGAACCTGAAAAACGTTAGTAATCAGAAGAATTCGCAAGCTGAGGTTCTACTCGCCCTTACAGTCAATCAAACAGGAACCGTGGAGCTCAAAGGGCTGGCCGGCATCAACCCGGTATCCACCGAGTTCGCCTTGAAAGTTGCACGGATCGCCTTGAAGCCCTTTCAGTCATATGTGGATGCTGTTGCCAAGCTTGACCTTGTTAGCGGTACAGTAAGCCTTGAAGGTGACTTCAAGTATCGGAGCCAGGATGGCCATGGGCCGGAAATGCGCTACCGGGGCGGCGTGAGTGTCGACAGCTTTGAGGCTGTCAACCGATTGCAGTCCGAGGATTTCCTGAAGTGGAAATCCCTTGCGCTTAATGGTTTGTTGCTTGATATTGAGCCTGACAAGCTGAGCATTTCTGAGATTGTGGCCAATCAGCCATATGCCAGGATAATCATCTGGCCTGACAAAACGGTCAATCTGACCAGGGTGTTTTCTACTCAGGATGATGATGGCGCCCATGATGCTGATGCAAAGGGGCGGGCCGTGATGCCAGTCACCATCGATGCGGTGCGCATTGAAAACGGCTCGGCTAATTTTGCCGACTTATGGATGAAGCCAAACTTTGCCACTGGCATCCAAGGTCTGAACGGAACCATAAAAGGCCTCTCCTCAGAGCCTTCGGCACGGGCTGATGTCTTGATCGAAGGTAAGGTGGATGAATACGCGCCGGTAAGAATCGCCGGGCAGATCAACGCCTTGAGCCCAGAGGCTTACGCTGATGTGGCGTTGTCCTTTAAGAACATGGAGCTCAGCACCTTAACGCCCTATTCCGGCAAGTTTGTGGGTTACACCATTGAAAAGGGCAAGATGTCACTCGATCTCAAGTACAAGTTGTCGGAAAATGTGCTTGTTGGGGAGAATAAAATCGTTCTAAATCGACTCACCCTGGGTGAGCGCATAGATAGCGCCGATGCCACAAAACTACCGGTCAGGCTCGCTATAGCCCTGCTAAAGGATCGTAATGGGAGGATTGACATTGATCTGCCGGTGCGCGGCGATCTCAATAACCCTGAGTTCAACTATGGCCGTATTATAGCGAGAGCCCTGGTGAATCTGATCACCAAGATCGTCACCTTCCCCTTTGCCATCCTGGGTGGTCTCATAGGGGGAGATGGTGAAAAGCTCAGTTTTGTGGAGTTTGAATTTGGCAGTGCTGCGCTCGGCGCGGGGCAGATGAATAAACTTGATAAATTGGCTGAGGCGCTCCACGAGCGACCTAACCTTCGGCTTGAAATACGAGGCGCTGCAGACAGCGGCTACGACAGGGAGGCGCTGGCTGAAGCACAACTGCTAAGTCAGCTCAAACACGCGAGACTAGAAGAGCTGCGAGCTGCCGGAGTGCAAGGGCCTGTCCACGCCGAAGAAGTTTCGCTCTCTGATGATGACCACAGCCGTCTTATAACTCAGGCCTATGTTGACAGATTTGCAGAGCGCCCGGAAGCCTTGTTTACAGTTAAGTCGGGGGCGTCTGCCACAGATGAGGCGGTGGCCTCAGGCGCCCTGGAATCGTCTCCAGAGACTGACGGCCAACCCGCAAAACGGCCACCTATCGAACCCCGGGTTCTCATTGCTGCCGCCAAGCAACGATTAATCAGAAACATGGCGGTTGATGAAATCGCCCTGCGGCGTCTCGCTCAAGAGCGGGCAAGGCAGATCAAGGGTCATCTGATCCAGCAGGGAGAGATTCCGGATGAACGCGTCTTTATGATAGAGGTTGAGATAGACGGCGCTTCTGATGGCGATGCCATACGTAGTAATCTAACCCTGTCAGGGACTTAGTTTCAGGTCGTGTTCGTACTCAAGGAGGTGCAAGGTCTTTATAAAACTGTAATTGCGGGTGGTGAAAATAACGCGATTCAGTAAAGTCAATCTGTTGTTTTTGTTAGTTCTTGTCACGGGGATGCCGGCGACCCCAAGCAGGGCTCAGCGCAAGATACATGTCGTTGTAAAAACCGTCGTGACCTCTCAGGGGGCCGAATACTCTGATCCTGGTCTGTCCAGCCTCATAGAGGAACTGCAATCCGTTTTCCGGTACTCCTCAGCCAGGACGCCATAGATCTTCCCATGAAGGAGACGGGTACGGTTTCACTGCCGGGAAACAGATTGCTGAAGATCACCCCCATGGGAGCAAGAGGAAACAGGGTAGAACTCCGACTTGTGATCATGAAAAGAAAGAAGGAAATATTTGAAACCGTGATCGAACTCCTCAACCACGGCAGCATTATCGTAGGGGGCCCCAAATACAAGGACGGTTCCCTGCTTTTCAATATCTCCACTTCATTTTAGTCTTGACGGATTCGTAAGAAGTTCGGAATGAATCGGGATTCCCAATGAGGTTTTTCTCGACGTCTTTTCAAGGGCATCAATGCATAAATCGTGAATTAGGAGACGTATGAATCACCCCGGTGTTTCCATCAAGCATGGCATCTCCCCGCCGATCTGGAAGTCTGAGCACGGGCAAGGAGTCTTGACAAGCCAACGAAAGTGCTTATAATCCCTTGCGAGAAACTGAAGTTATGTAAGGTATATCAAAGAGTTACCTGTTGACATTTGCCTGGCCCGTTCCAGGGTTCCCGGCAAGACAAAGAACCCCGTTTTCAATGTATGAGGACAAAGGCATGATTCATGTCGAAAACCTGACCAAATACTATGACGCTCTGTGTGCAGTAGACCGGATCAACCTTGACGTCAAGAAGGGCGAAATCATGGGACTGTTAGGCCCCAATGGCGCCGGCAAGACCACGACGCTACGTATGCTCACTGGTTTTCTCAGACCAACCTCCGGCAGCATTCGCGTTAAAGACTACAACATTGATGAACATGCCCTTGAGATCAAGAAACTCCTGGGATACCTCCCTGAATCAGCCCCCCTTTACTATGAAATGCTGGTCTATGATTACCTGGACTACGTGGCAAACATTAGAGGCCTTGCCAGGGAAGAAAAACTCCCCAGGATTCGCCATCTGGCTGACATGTGCGGCCTCAACGAGGTCATGCACCAACCCATTGGCGAACTTTCCAAGGGCTTCAAGCAGCGCGTTGGCCTGGCCCACGCCATGATGAATGATCCGGAGATATTGGTCATGGACGAGCCTACCTCAGGTCTGGATCCCAATCAGATCGTTGAAATCCGGGAAATCATCAGGCAGATCGGGAAGGAAAAGACCATTATCATCTCGACCCACATTCTCAGTGAAGCCGAAGCCACGTGCGATCGGATTGTGATCATCAACCGTGGTAAAATCGTTGCAGACGACAGCACGGAAACCCTCAAGCAGGCCGCTAGCGGAGAATACGTCATCAATATTTCCCTTCAGAACGCAGACCTCGAATCGGTCAAAAAGGACCTTTATAGCGTTGATGGAGTTTCGGACATTGCGCCCGTGAGTGCAGAAGCGGGCACTTTGAACGTGAGGCTCACGTGCCAATCTACTTCAGATCTAAGGGCTGATATCTACAGAAAAATCAAACAGACTGACTGGATCATGGTGGGACTTCACCAGGAAACGAAAACCCTGGAAAGCATTTTCAGCGAGCTCACAAAGGAGAACTGATATGCGACAGGTTGGACATATCTTTAAGAAGGAATTCTCGGTTTATTTCATATCCCCCGTCGGCTATATTGTCATATCAATTTTTCTTTTGGTAACCGGGTGGTTTTTTTTCACGACCTTTTTTCTTTATAATCAGGCAAATCTCCGTAACTTTTTTGCCCTGCTTCCCCTTACTTTTTCATTCATTGTCCCAGCCATCACTATGAGGTTGTTTTCCGAGGAGTTGAATGTCGGGTCCTACGAGGTTTTGCTTACCATGCCGGTAACATTTCTGGACGTGGTGTTGGGCAAATTCCTGGCTGCCGCGGCATTCGTGTCAGCCATGCTGATCCCTACTCTGGCATATCCCGTTACCGTCTCTTTTCTTGGCGAACTCGATTGGGGACCGGTTGTTGGTGGATACATCGGCGCAATTCTACTGGGCGCCGCCTTTTCTGCCATCGGGCTATTTGCCTCGTCGCTGACCCGGAACCAGATTATTGCCTTTATAATCGGCATGGCTATATGCTTCAGCCTGACGCTGGTTGACAAGATGCTTTTTTTCCTGCCCCAATCACTATTGGGAGTCTTAGAGTACATGGGAGCGGACTTTCACTTTGAGAACATCTCCAAGGGCGTTATCGATTCACGTGACATTTTGTACTTCTTGAGCGTCAGTTTTGTCAGTCTTTATGGTGCACACCTCGCCATGCGTCACAAGGATTAAGGAGAACCGGGATGGGCCTTAAGAATATGTGGAAAAATTACGCCAAATTCTTCATCTACCTGATTGTCATCGTCCTTGTCAACATAGCCGGCATTACCTTTTTTTTCAGAGCGGACCTGACCGGAAATAAGATCTACTCCATCTCCGAAGCAAGCCGCGAGGTAGTGTCCACACTTTCAGAGCCCTTGACTATCAATGTCTTTTTTACCAAGCACCTTCCTGCGCCTCACAACAATACAGAGCGGTATCTCCACGACCTGTTGCAGGAATATTCCGTCTATGCCAACCAGCATTTCAATTATCGCTTTTATGACGTCAGCCCTGACGAGGGAGAAATCAGCCAAGAAACCGAGCAAAACCAGAAATTGGCGAACAACTACGGAATACATCCTGTCCAGATCCAGCTTGTGGAGAAAGATGAGGTCAAATTTCAGAAGGCTTATATGGGCCTGGTTTTGATTCACGGGGACATCATTGAACGCATTCCCACGATTACGGCCACGGACGGGCTGGAATACGAGCTGACAACCGCCATCCGGAAACTGAACAACAAAGTCAGCGCACTCCTGAGATTACCGAATAAGATACGGGTCAAGCTTTTTCTCTCGTCTTCCCTTAAAGTCGTCGCGCCGTATATGCGTTTGAACGATCTTCCTCAACTTCCGACTAAGCTGGAAAAGATCGTAGAAAAGCTCAATGACAAGAACTATGGAAAGCTCGCATTCGAATATCTGGACCCCTCAAAATATCAGGGTTCGGAGGCGGAGTCTAAAAAATACAATATCATGAACCTGAAATGGCCGGCTCTTTCCGGTGGCAAAATCCAACCGGGCCAAGGCGCCGTCGGTCTTGTGATGGAGTACGGAGACAAAGCGGTGGAAATCCCCCTGATCCGTGTCCTGCGGATTCCTCTGATAGGAAAGCATTATGAGTTGGCAAAGATGAGCGAAATGGAAGAGGTCATCGATAAGAGTGTCGAATCACTAATCGACATAAATGAAGACTTGGGCTATCTGGCCGACCATGGCACACTGAAACTCTGGGGCACACCACCGACCGGTCCCATGGGGCAACAAAATCAGGAGACCCTATCCAACTTCCAGGCCCTGACATCACAAAACTACACTATCAAGAGTGTTAATTTGAAGGACGACACTATTCCAGAAAGCCTCAAGTGCATGATGATAGCCCGACCAACCGAACCTTTTACCGATTACGAGCTATTTCAAATCGACCAGTTTCTTATGCGAGGAAAAAGCCTGGCCTTGTTTCTGGACACCTTTAACGAGGTTATGCCGCCCAATCAGCGGGGCATGTCCTTTAACCAGGGGCCCTCGTATGTGCCTCTAAAAACAGGACTTGAGAAACTGCTGGACCATTACGGCGTCGGAATCAAGCAGTCTTATGTTTTGGACGAAAATTGCTACAAGCAGATAGTTCCCGCACAATTCGGCGGAGGTGAGAGAGCCATATATTTTGCCCCTATTATAAAGAATCAGTTCATAAACAAGGACCTGCAATTCATGAGCAATATCAAGGGGCTGGTTGCGATAAAGATCTCTCCTTTAGAGTTGAATAAAGAACGGATCAAGAAAAACGGGCTGAAGACCTACAAGGTCTTTTCCTCATCGGAAAAGTCGTGGGAAATGAGCGGAAGGATAAATCTTAACCCCATGTTTATCCGGCCGCCGCAATCGAATGATAAGCTCCAAAGCGTACCCCTGGCATATATCTTAGAGGGGGAATTTCCCAGTTATTTTGCCGGAAAACCTATTCCCGAGAGAGAATCGGCCGACGGTGATTCCGAAAACAAGGACCGGCAAGAATCGGCCGACGGAAAAACCGACGTTGATTTTTCCAAAATCGAGACCGAAGGTGAGATTCTCTCCAGGGGAAATGCCGGCAAAATATTTCTCATTGCGTCCTCTGAGATGCTCAAGGACAATGTACTGGATGAAAAAGGCAGAACCCCCAATGCCATGTTTATCATGAATGTACTGGATTACCTGAACAAGCGGGAAGAAATCGCAGTTATGAGGAGTAAAGAGCAACGCTTCAATCCCCTGGATGACCCGGGAGCGGGGACCAAAACCGTTGTTAAATTCTTCAATATTGCGGGGCTTCCCCTGTTTGTGGTCCTTTTTGGTCTTCTGGTCTGGTTCCTCAGGCACTCCCGCAAGAAAAGGCTCCAGATGATGTTTCAGAAATAGGGGAAAACGACCATGAAAAATAAGAAAGAGTACATCATACTTGCCGCCACC includes:
- a CDS encoding ABC-2 transporter permease, translating into MRQVGHIFKKEFSVYFISPVGYIVISIFLLVTGWFFFTTFFLYNQANLRNFFALLPLTFSFIVPAITMRLFSEELNVGSYEVLLTMPVTFLDVVLGKFLAAAAFVSAMLIPTLAYPVTVSFLGELDWGPVVGGYIGAILLGAAFSAIGLFASSLTRNQIIAFIIGMAICFSLTLVDKMLFFLPQSLLGVLEYMGADFHFENISKGVIDSRDILYFLSVSFVSLYGAHLAMRHKD
- a CDS encoding DUF748 domain-containing protein, whose protein sequence is MGIRLSCAGFSRTKKGVVIAAVFVVLYAIFGFLIAPSILKSNLISGIAEQLDRKATVSQIRVNPFALSATLRGFQLNEPDDERFFSFEELYVNFQLSSILRRAYTFDEIRLIAPDGRIKVLPDGSLNFSDLLTSWEATESTPDESDELPPVVIFRLQVEQGRLAFSDLSRPTPFETELSPIGLTFNNFSTRKDSESPYAFTATTGEGGVLSWEGDFSVNPLRSQGRFALIGITARTLWKYFQDQVRFEVHSGSINLAARYDVAAGGKTFELKLIDGALKLNEFTLAEKGINKTLISVPLFSVSGADIDLPNKRAVFASVSSSGAGVEGWLAPDGTLNYHTLLAMDGLEDKAEESSGTPDQSGAESQPWQITVNELTLEDCGVTLEDRTLAEPVRVTLEQVNLNLKNVSNQKNSQAEVLLALTVNQTGTVELKGLAGINPVSTEFALKVARIALKPFQSYVDAVAKLDLVSGTVSLEGDFKYRSQDGHGPEMRYRGGVSVDSFEAVNRLQSEDFLKWKSLALNGLLLDIEPDKLSISEIVANQPYARIIIWPDKTVNLTRVFSTQDDDGAHDADAKGRAVMPVTIDAVRIENGSANFADLWMKPNFATGIQGLNGTIKGLSSEPSARADVLIEGKVDEYAPVRIAGQINALSPEAYADVALSFKNMELSTLTPYSGKFVGYTIEKGKMSLDLKYKLSENVLVGENKIVLNRLTLGERIDSADATKLPVRLAIALLKDRNGRIDIDLPVRGDLNNPEFNYGRIIARALVNLITKIVTFPFAILGGLIGGDGEKLSFVEFEFGSAALGAGQMNKLDKLAEALHERPNLRLEIRGAADSGYDREALAEAQLLSQLKHARLEELRAAGVQGPVHAEEVSLSDDDHSRLITQAYVDRFAERPEALFTVKSGASATDEAVASGALESSPETDGQPAKRPPIEPRVLIAAAKQRLIRNMAVDEIALRRLAQERARQIKGHLIQQGEIPDERVFMIEVEIDGASDGDAIRSNLTLSGT
- a CDS encoding ATP-binding cassette domain-containing protein codes for the protein MIHVENLTKYYDALCAVDRINLDVKKGEIMGLLGPNGAGKTTTLRMLTGFLRPTSGSIRVKDYNIDEHALEIKKLLGYLPESAPLYYEMLVYDYLDYVANIRGLAREEKLPRIRHLADMCGLNEVMHQPIGELSKGFKQRVGLAHAMMNDPEILVMDEPTSGLDPNQIVEIREIIRQIGKEKTIIISTHILSEAEATCDRIVIINRGKIVADDSTETLKQAASGEYVINISLQNADLESVKKDLYSVDGVSDIAPVSAEAGTLNVRLTCQSTSDLRADIYRKIKQTDWIMVGLHQETKTLESIFSELTKEN
- a CDS encoding Gldg family protein, coding for MGLKNMWKNYAKFFIYLIVIVLVNIAGITFFFRADLTGNKIYSISEASREVVSTLSEPLTINVFFTKHLPAPHNNTERYLHDLLQEYSVYANQHFNYRFYDVSPDEGEISQETEQNQKLANNYGIHPVQIQLVEKDEVKFQKAYMGLVLIHGDIIERIPTITATDGLEYELTTAIRKLNNKVSALLRLPNKIRVKLFLSSSLKVVAPYMRLNDLPQLPTKLEKIVEKLNDKNYGKLAFEYLDPSKYQGSEAESKKYNIMNLKWPALSGGKIQPGQGAVGLVMEYGDKAVEIPLIRVLRIPLIGKHYELAKMSEMEEVIDKSVESLIDINEDLGYLADHGTLKLWGTPPTGPMGQQNQETLSNFQALTSQNYTIKSVNLKDDTIPESLKCMMIARPTEPFTDYELFQIDQFLMRGKSLALFLDTFNEVMPPNQRGMSFNQGPSYVPLKTGLEKLLDHYGVGIKQSYVLDENCYKQIVPAQFGGGERAIYFAPIIKNQFINKDLQFMSNIKGLVAIKISPLELNKERIKKNGLKTYKVFSSSEKSWEMSGRINLNPMFIRPPQSNDKLQSVPLAYILEGEFPSYFAGKPIPERESADGDSENKDRQESADGKTDVDFSKIETEGEILSRGNAGKIFLIASSEMLKDNVLDEKGRTPNAMFIMNVLDYLNKREEIAVMRSKEQRFNPLDDPGAGTKTVVKFFNIAGLPLFVVLFGLLVWFLRHSRKKRLQMMFQK